The nucleotide window GCGCGCACCTATGCGGTCGCCGGGATCGGCGTGGCGATCTTCTGGGTACTCGGCCTGCCGCTTCCCTGGTTGCTGGGGCCGATCTTTGCCTGCCTGATCGCGGCGTTGTCGGGCCTCGACATGCGCGGGAACGACCTGGTCAACACGCTGATGCGCACGGTTCTGGGCGTCGCGGTCGGGGCGACGCTGACGTGGGCGGTGGTGGTGTCGATGGCGGGTATGTGGCCGACGCTTGCGCTGATGCCGGTCATGATCGCGCTGAGCGCGGCGATCGGCGTGCCGTATTTCCGGCGGCTTTGGGGGTTCGACTTCGCCACCTCCTATTACTCCGCGATGCCGGGCGGGTTGCAGGATATGCTGGTCTTCGGGGAAGAGGCGGGCGGGGACGTGCGCGCCCTGTCGCTGATCCATGCCACGCGGGTCCTTGTCATCGTGGCCAGCCTGCCCTTCATCCTCAGCTATTTCTGGGGAGTGGACCTGACCAGCGCGCCCGGCGCGCCGGCATCCAGCATCGCGCCCGCGCAGCTTTTGCTGATGGCCGCCTGTGGCATCGTGGGCTGGCAGGTGGCGAAGCGGGTGGGATTGTTCGGGGCCTCGATCCTGGGTCCGATGATCCTTGCCGCAATCCTTGCAATGACGGGGATCTTGCAACATCGCCCCCCGGCG belongs to Hasllibacter sp. MH4015 and includes:
- a CDS encoding AbrB family transcriptional regulator, producing the protein MMALARTYAVAGIGVAIFWVLGLPLPWLLGPIFACLIAALSGLDMRGNDLVNTLMRTVLGVAVGATLTWAVVVSMAGMWPTLALMPVMIALSAAIGVPYFRRLWGFDFATSYYSAMPGGLQDMLVFGEEAGGDVRALSLIHATRVLVIVASLPFILSYFWGVDLTSAPGAPASSIAPAQLLLMAACGIVGWQVAKRVGLFGASILGPMILAAILAMTGILQHRPPAEAIAAAQFFIGMTVGTKYAGVTMGEVRRDVLAALGFCVILLILAAIFTEAVVLLDLAPPLEALLAFAPGGQAEMTILALIAGADVAFVVAHHLLRIVVVILGAPLAARFFDGS